One Fusobacterium ulcerans DNA segment encodes these proteins:
- the ybaK gene encoding Cys-tRNA(Pro) deacylase → MKKTNAMRELDKNKIKYDFVEYEVDENDLSAISVSIKTGQDITKIFKTLILLNEKREMLVACIPGSDNIDLKKLAKLSGDKKVEMLEMKELFNMTGYIRGGCSPVGIKKRHKAFMHQSALTKDTIFVSGGMRGIQIIISPTDLIKYLNMTVGDIIV, encoded by the coding sequence ATGAAGAAAACTAATGCAATGAGAGAGCTGGATAAAAATAAAATAAAATATGATTTTGTAGAATATGAAGTAGATGAAAATGATCTAAGTGCAATATCAGTATCAATAAAAACAGGACAAGATATAACAAAAATATTTAAAACTTTGATACTTTTAAATGAAAAAAGAGAGATGTTAGTAGCTTGTATTCCTGGAAGTGATAATATAGATCTAAAAAAATTGGCAAAACTTTCTGGAGATAAAAAAGTAGAAATGCTTGAAATGAAAGAACTTTTTAATATGACTGGATATATTAGGGGAGGATGTTCTCCTGTTGGTATAAAAAAGAGGCATAAGGCATTTATGCACCAATCAGCTTTAACTAAAGATACAATATTTGTAAGCGGAGGAATGAGAGGCATTCAGATTATAATATCTCCAACAGACTTAATAAAATATTTAAATATGACAGTAGGAGACATAATAGTTTAG
- a CDS encoding GNAT family N-acetyltransferase, which translates to MEYFIRDMKDGDWKDVARIYEQGIESGIATFRKDLPDQESWKKAHLEICRFTLCNKDGKIVGWTALSPTSSRIDYCGVTEVSIYIDKAHQGKKLGEFLLNKVKEEAEKNGVWTLQSSIFQVNKASVKLHKKCGFREVGYREKIAKDRNNVWQNTVLMEYRSRTIY; encoded by the coding sequence ATGGAATATTTTATCAGAGATATGAAAGATGGAGATTGGAAAGATGTAGCAAGAATATATGAACAGGGAATAGAATCAGGAATAGCTACTTTCAGAAAAGATTTGCCTGATCAAGAGTCATGGAAAAAAGCACATTTAGAAATATGCAGATTTACATTATGTAATAAAGATGGTAAAATAGTTGGATGGACAGCACTAAGTCCAACATCAAGCAGGATAGATTATTGTGGGGTAACCGAAGTAAGTATATATATTGATAAAGCTCATCAAGGAAAAAAACTTGGTGAATTTCTTTTAAATAAGGTAAAAGAAGAAGCTGAAAAAAATGGAGTATGGACTTTACAGTCTTCCATATTTCAAGTGAATAAAGCAAGTGTGAAACTTCATAAAAAATGTGGATTTCGTGAAGTAGGCTACAGAGAGAAGATAGCAAAAGATAGAAATAAT